One window of Quercus robur chromosome 5, dhQueRobu3.1, whole genome shotgun sequence genomic DNA carries:
- the LOC126728765 gene encoding uncharacterized protein LOC126728765, producing MFPPSSEPSFEETDGASYRRRSRTPPSETFSYEEEHCHQHRYKSPPHRGLGNNAMNKALSQVFKSPFIRNIENASLPRRFHQPTFTLYNGRTDLVEHISHFSQRMAFYSKDEALMCKVFPSSLGPVAMRWFNGLRANSIDSFKKLTQAFGTRFITCSRVPRPLGSLLSMSLREGETVKTYSDRYWEMFNEIEGEHDDVAISTFKAGLPAEHDLRKSLTGKPVTSVHQLIDRINKYRRVEKDQLQGK from the coding sequence ATGTTCCCGCCTAGCTCCGAGCCTTCCTTCGAAGAGACAGATGGTGCTAGTTATAGACGGAGATCCAGAACTCCGCCTAGCGAGACTttttcctatgaagaggagcacTGTCATCAACATAGGTACAAAAGTCCACCTCATAGAGGCTTGGGGAACAACGCCATGAACAAAGCGTTAAGCCAAGTTTTCAAATCACCCTTCATAAGGAACATAGAGAATGCGAGTCTTCCTCGACGATTTCATCAGCCTACATTCACCCTATATAATGGTCGGACAGACCTGGTAGAACACATTAGCCATTTCAGCCAAAGGATGGCTTTCTACTCCAAAgatgaggctttgatgtgtaaggtctttCCATCAAGCTTGGGCccggtggcgatgagatggttcaacggtTTAAGGGCTAATTCTATCGATTCCTTCAAGAAACTTACCCAGGCTTTTGGCACTCGCTTTATTACCTGCAGCAGGGTCCCTCGGCCTTTGGGGTCCTTGTTGTCTATGTCCCTACGAGAGGGCGAGACTGTTAAAACTTATTCGGATAgatactgggaaatgtttaacGAGATAGAGGGAGAGCACGATGATGTGGCTATAAGCACTTTCAAGGCCGGTCTTCCAGCcgagcatgatttgaggaaatctCTAACTGGTAAACCTGTTACTAGTGTACACCAATTGATTGATCGGATCAACAAGTACAGAAGAGTAGAAAAGGACCAACTGCAGGGAAAATGA